A window from Sebastes fasciatus isolate fSebFas1 chromosome 22, fSebFas1.pri, whole genome shotgun sequence encodes these proteins:
- the LOC141761058 gene encoding butyrophilin subfamily 3 member A1-like gives MAANTPTPAETWAKPTLTKKQRKILEKSCASSSEPWNKPNLSEFQDLEEPSHSAPVRSGPIATRPNLKSMQTLEECVQLLHELAEEVNNIKYQVKRGSTKAAPEGSTKEPGSLETSRTRILQWAKELELIMVQKETKLRDEKKTRRRRDDPIKKEKTELEKHKEKLQQWAEELRNITETNGVSDEDLKKLLYPGGPKGSRIAAILPLLEFVAWSLLSDDTEEAVSRLWLPNKQKAWRTGTGSPRYIPNTVWEWIQTASVCVRFDVSTRHPWLPVSSDRLQVQGAAATERSAALSNSQSSPEWPCVLGDTVITAGRHYWEVEVSPEGSWKIGVMSESAPRKRSAMSPRRGYWTLWKSSSSLWACTEEPTMLQRATVPRLIGVYVDVEEGQVSFYDVDRRVHIYTFSDTFKHSLIPVFGFLGGETVLKIIPAQV, from the exons ATGGCAGCGAATACACCAACCCCTGCAGAGACCTGGGCTAAACCCACACTCACCAAGAAGCAG CGTAAAATCCTGGAGAAAAGCTGTGCTTCCAGCTCGGAACCATGGAATAAACCCAACCTCAGTGAATTCCAG GATTTAGAAGAACCATCACACAGCGCTCCGGTTCGGAGTGGTCCAATTGCAACGAGG CCCAATCTAAAGTCAATGCAGACTCTGGAAGAGTGCGTACAACTTCTCCATGAACTGGCAGAGGAGGTCAACAACATCAAATACCAG GTGAAGCGTGGCAGTACGAAGGCTGCACCAGAGGGGAGCACCAAAGAGCCGGGCAGCCTGGAGACCAGCAGGACTCGGATCCTCCAGTGGGCCAAGGAGCTGGAACTAATCATG GTACAAAAGGAAACCAAGCTAAGAGATGAGaaaaagacaagaagaagaCGAGATGATCcaataaagaaagagaaaacagagcTGGAGAAACACAAGGAGAAGCTTCAGCAGTGGGCAGAGGAGCTGAGGAATATCACAGAG ACTAACGGTGTGTCTGATGAGGACCTGAAGAAGCTGCTGTATCCCGGAGGACCGAAGGGATCGAGGATCGCCGCCATCCTTCCTCTGCTGGAGTTCGTGGCTTGGTCCCTGTTATCAGACGatactgag GAGGCTGTATCGAGGCTGTGGCTGCCGAACAAACAGAAGGCCTGGAGGACAGGAACCGGAAGCCCCAGATACATCCCCAACACAG TGTGGGAGTGGATCCAGACTGCCTCAG TGTGTGTCCGGTTTGACGTCAGCACCAGGCATCCCTGGCTGCCTGTGTCCTCAGACCGCCTGCAGGTCCAGGGTGCAGCGGCGACAGAGCGCTCTGCTGCTCTCTCAAACAGCCAGAGTTCACCTGAGTGGCCCTGTGTGCTGGGTGACACCGTCATCACTGCAGGGAGACactactgggaggtggaggtgtccCCGGAGGGTAGCTGGAAAATAGGTGTGATGTCAGAGTCCGCTCCCAGGAAAAGGTCTGCCATGTCACCCAGGAGAGGCTACTGGACCCTGTGGAAGAGCTCCTCCAGTCTGTGGGCCTGCACCGAGGAGCCCACTATGCTGCAGAGGGCGACGGTGCCCCGACTGATCGGGGTGTATGTGGATGTCGAGGAGGGTCAGGTGTCCTTTTACGATGTTGATAGAAGGGTGCACATTTATACTTTCTCCGATACCTTCAAACACAGTCTGATTCCTGTGTTTGGCTTCCTGGGCGGAGAAACGGTCCTCAAAATCATACCAGCACAGGTGTAG